The following are encoded together in the Roseovarius sp. EL26 genome:
- a CDS encoding sulfatase-like hydrolase/transferase, whose protein sequence is MPNTRNVLFIIIDQLRADCLKGALADHVNLPHLRALMQDAVTFDRHYSVTNPCGPSRASILTGQYAMNHRSVRNGTPLRHDTPNVATEMRKAGYLPMLFGYTDTSADPRVHHPNDPAMKTYEYPMAGFHEMTEMRMEMSYPWQSMLMAEGYQVSNYWDVYRPQPDADGTPRLNGPAIYTAEHSDTAFLTDSFLGKIRAYSSQNWFAHLTYIRPHPPLVAPAPYNNMYDPASLPFPQRLDNTTSEFDTHPFFGPMLDSMSIANFVEGFPDLKPTDKNIQTLRAVYLGLATEVDHHIGRVVEHLKTSGQYDNTLLVVTADHGEMLGDRHAWGKMTVYDAAYHTPLIIRMPDNDENAGKTVSVPTESIDVAPTILDWVRQGIPNSMDGRSLMPLLQGETPQDWRSYSFSELDFSEPQSPTLWEKALNTGPSDSCLSILRDARFSLVEFAADLPPMLFDHHGKGELENVADQPEFTSDLNRLTRAMLRHRMRNMDHTLSLDTITTDGPKSRSRHS, encoded by the coding sequence ATGCCGAACACGCGAAACGTCCTGTTCATTATTATTGATCAGTTGCGCGCCGACTGCCTAAAGGGCGCATTGGCCGATCATGTGAACCTGCCCCACCTACGTGCACTGATGCAGGACGCGGTGACATTTGATCGACATTATTCCGTTACTAACCCTTGCGGCCCTTCACGCGCATCCATTCTAACCGGACAATATGCGATGAACCATCGTTCGGTCCGTAATGGCACGCCACTGCGCCATGACACGCCGAACGTCGCCACGGAAATGCGCAAGGCGGGTTATTTGCCGATGCTGTTTGGCTATACCGACACTTCTGCCGATCCGCGGGTGCATCACCCCAATGACCCAGCAATGAAGACCTATGAATATCCGATGGCCGGGTTTCACGAGATGACCGAAATGCGAATGGAAATGTCATACCCTTGGCAATCCATGCTGATGGCTGAGGGATACCAGGTCAGCAATTATTGGGATGTTTATAGACCACAACCCGATGCCGATGGAACACCGCGCCTAAACGGGCCAGCCATTTATACCGCTGAGCATAGCGATACGGCGTTTCTAACGGATTCCTTTTTGGGAAAAATAAGAGCCTATTCCAGCCAAAACTGGTTTGCGCACCTGACTTACATCCGTCCGCATCCGCCACTTGTGGCCCCCGCACCCTATAACAATATGTATGATCCAGCCAGCCTTCCATTTCCACAAAGATTGGACAATACGACAAGTGAATTCGATACCCATCCGTTTTTCGGCCCGATGCTTGATAGCATGTCGATTGCAAACTTTGTCGAAGGTTTCCCGGATCTGAAGCCCACAGATAAAAACATCCAAACTCTACGAGCAGTCTATCTGGGGCTGGCTACCGAAGTCGATCACCACATCGGACGGGTGGTTGAGCACCTCAAAACCAGTGGTCAGTATGACAACACGTTGCTGGTTGTCACCGCCGATCACGGCGAAATGCTGGGGGATCGTCATGCCTGGGGCAAGATGACGGTTTATGACGCGGCCTATCACACGCCGCTGATCATTCGGATGCCAGATAATGATGAAAATGCGGGAAAAACAGTCTCTGTTCCAACCGAATCCATTGATGTAGCGCCAACCATTCTTGATTGGGTTAGGCAAGGAATCCCTAATTCGATGGATGGCCGCTCGCTGATGCCACTTCTTCAGGGGGAAACACCACAGGATTGGCGAAGCTACAGTTTTTCGGAACTGGACTTTTCCGAACCACAGTCCCCCACATTATGGGAAAAGGCCTTGAACACTGGGCCCAGCGACTCCTGCCTCAGCATTCTACGCGACGCGCGTTTTAGCTTGGTTGAGTTTGCTGCCGACCTACCGCCGATGTTGTTTGACCATCATGGTAAGGGCGAGTTGGAAAATGTAGCAGACCAGCCCGAATTTACATCCGACCTGAACCGACTGACCCGCGCCATGCTTCGCCATCGGATGCGTAATATGGATCATACACTTTCGCTGGATACGATCACGACCGATGGACCAAAATCGCGCTCACGTCACTCATAG
- a CDS encoding DeoR/GlpR family DNA-binding transcription regulator, whose protein sequence is MTVFVDLCGFLRVYSDMKDQSTHSHRELELLAALRRLGGSARSADLARLLDVSEETVRRAIKSLAKAGVLQRVHGGAHLSGSQGDSSFFQRISEYSKQKRAIAKAVPDLIDRGLTVFLDVGSTTAFIAEELSLRSDLTFVTNSISVAQTLVSHEGNRVHILGGEMQNNERGAFGHVTETQARRYSYDVAILSADALSVRSGPLYLNAAEASLSEVVAECANQIILPVDHHKFNALAPHRGIDPQRVDVLLADQAPSADLATALQNWDVTLTICDGKT, encoded by the coding sequence TTGACCGTTTTTGTTGATTTATGTGGGTTTTTGCGTGTTTATAGCGACATGAAAGATCAATCGACACATTCCCACCGGGAGCTGGAGCTTTTGGCAGCCCTACGGCGGCTGGGCGGATCTGCACGCTCGGCTGATCTGGCGCGGCTTCTGGATGTGTCAGAGGAAACCGTGCGCCGGGCGATTAAATCTCTCGCAAAGGCTGGTGTGCTCCAGCGTGTACATGGTGGGGCGCATTTGTCAGGAAGCCAAGGGGACAGCAGTTTCTTCCAGCGTATTTCTGAATATTCCAAGCAAAAACGCGCAATTGCGAAGGCTGTTCCTGATTTGATTGATCGCGGGCTGACGGTATTTCTGGATGTCGGATCGACCACGGCATTTATCGCAGAAGAGCTTAGTTTGCGGAGTGATCTGACGTTTGTCACCAACTCGATCAGCGTGGCGCAAACATTGGTCAGTCACGAGGGCAACCGGGTGCATATTCTGGGCGGGGAAATGCAAAATAATGAACGCGGAGCCTTTGGGCATGTGACCGAAACCCAAGCGCGCCGGTATTCATATGACGTTGCGATCCTGTCTGCTGATGCGCTTTCAGTGCGTTCTGGGCCGCTTTATCTGAATGCGGCCGAGGCGTCACTCAGCGAAGTTGTAGCTGAGTGTGCCAATCAGATTATTTTGCCGGTCGATCATCATAAATTCAATGCCTTAGCGCCGCATCGCGGAATTGATCCACAGCGGGTTGATGTTTTGCTGGCGGATCAGGCCCCATCAGCGGATTTGGCAACCGCGTTGCAAAACTGGGATGTAACGCTGACAATTTGCGACGGAAAGACATAA
- a CDS encoding inositol monophosphatase family protein, with protein sequence MVQNDLKLTLADHAARIADIAGDAARGYFRGRLGVEFKTDESPVTQADKGVEDKVREYIKEHFPDHGIFGEEHGIEGENSRQMWVIDPIDGTRSFLSGHPLFGFLLCHLMDGLPQIGVIGMPALNEVLIGEKGQGTTLNGSLVRSSAQTELSKAILFVNEGEKLHRDYPEMFDQLINAAQTMRFSYDCYPHALLAMGHVDAVVDYDLQPYDYLAVSVVVEEAGGIVTDWAGRPLTLQSDGRIVSAATPQLHAQLLTQVNS encoded by the coding sequence ATGGTTCAAAACGATTTGAAACTGACATTGGCGGATCATGCCGCACGCATTGCCGACATCGCCGGTGATGCCGCCAGGGGCTATTTTCGTGGGCGGTTGGGGGTCGAGTTTAAGACGGATGAAAGCCCGGTTACGCAGGCCGATAAAGGTGTAGAAGACAAGGTCCGCGAATACATAAAGGAACACTTTCCTGATCACGGAATCTTTGGCGAAGAACACGGTATCGAGGGTGAAAACAGCCGCCAGATGTGGGTGATTGACCCAATCGATGGCACCCGATCATTTTTGTCGGGACATCCGTTGTTTGGGTTTTTACTTTGTCATCTGATGGACGGTCTGCCGCAGATTGGCGTGATTGGCATGCCCGCGCTGAACGAAGTGTTGATTGGCGAAAAAGGTCAGGGCACCACACTGAACGGGTCATTGGTGCGCAGTTCTGCCCAAACCGAGCTGTCGAAGGCCATTCTTTTCGTTAACGAAGGCGAAAAACTGCATCGCGATTACCCGGAGATGTTCGATCAATTGATTAATGCGGCGCAGACGATGCGGTTTTCTTATGATTGCTATCCGCATGCCTTGTTGGCGATGGGACATGTTGATGCCGTGGTCGATTATGATCTTCAGCCTTATGATTATCTGGCGGTTTCTGTTGTAGTTGAGGAGGCAGGCGGCATTGTAACTGATTGGGCGGGCAGGCCACTGACGTTACAATCCGACGGCCGGATTGTCTCGGCTGCGACGCCCCAGCTTCATGCGCAACTTTTGACACAGGTAAACAGCTGA
- a CDS encoding Na/Pi cotransporter family protein has protein sequence MAILSFIIQLAGATMLLLFAVRMVRTGIERSYGASFQRLMTSGRSPLQSSAAGVGLAIVLQSSAAVALLASGFVASGFMNFPTAIAVVLGGDLGSALVIQILSFRMDWLVPVLLAIGGYLFVKVENRKWRQAGRIFMGIAFILISLRFLREAMDPIRDSAFLPAIAEFLARDYITAFLVGAALAFVMHSSVAAILMCVTLVQINAIPFAAGLSLVLGANLGSAFIPVWLTRGMETCARRIPYANLALRGVWAVFALFSVNFALRSGYIAVPETGQMLVMAHIAFNAALVVLAMPFGKPLEKLLQALLPDHENLPGSDPLTSRPVSALDIDDIGTPAQAISSLKKELLRMSDLVDAMFRPVLDLYKVKDADKARAVQNMDHEVNECLSGIREFVAAIPTKEFGKENAKVVRDLMEYAIRLETAGDVVAKRLTILSKDLHKLDAQFSREGWSELLKMHESIMSNLKLASNILVSDDLESARILSLEKTELKRAERQSRKGHLKRLQNGQVASFETSDIHLETLRALREFNSHIAAVAYPVLYRNGQLLETRLIEDMPTLEEAE, from the coding sequence ATGGCGATATTAAGTTTTATCATCCAACTGGCTGGTGCGACGATGTTGCTGCTGTTTGCGGTTCGCATGGTCCGCACCGGGATTGAACGCAGTTATGGCGCCTCGTTCCAGCGTCTGATGACGTCAGGACGCAGCCCATTGCAGTCCTCCGCAGCAGGCGTTGGGCTGGCGATTGTGTTGCAAAGTTCGGCCGCGGTGGCATTGCTGGCCTCTGGCTTTGTGGCCAGTGGCTTTATGAATTTTCCAACCGCTATTGCCGTGGTGTTGGGTGGCGATCTGGGGTCGGCTCTGGTGATCCAGATCCTGTCGTTTCGAATGGATTGGTTGGTGCCGGTGCTACTGGCTATTGGCGGATATTTGTTTGTCAAAGTCGAAAACCGAAAATGGCGACAGGCGGGGCGGATCTTTATGGGGATCGCTTTTATCCTGATCTCGCTCCGGTTTCTGCGTGAGGCGATGGACCCGATCCGTGATAGCGCGTTCTTGCCGGCGATCGCAGAATTTCTTGCACGCGATTATATAACGGCCTTTTTGGTGGGTGCGGCATTGGCCTTTGTTATGCATTCCAGCGTGGCGGCCATTTTGATGTGTGTAACATTGGTTCAGATCAACGCTATTCCTTTTGCTGCTGGTTTGTCGCTAGTGTTAGGGGCCAATCTGGGTTCGGCATTTATCCCGGTTTGGTTGACGCGTGGAATGGAAACCTGTGCTCGCCGTATTCCCTATGCCAATCTGGCATTACGCGGTGTTTGGGCTGTTTTTGCACTGTTTAGTGTCAATTTTGCCCTGCGTTCGGGTTATATTGCGGTGCCAGAAACCGGTCAGATGCTTGTGATGGCACATATTGCATTCAATGCCGCCTTGGTGGTGCTTGCCATGCCATTTGGCAAACCGCTTGAGAAGTTGTTGCAAGCGCTGTTGCCTGATCATGAAAACCTGCCCGGAAGTGACCCTTTGACCTCGCGACCCGTTTCGGCCTTGGATATTGACGACATCGGCACCCCGGCACAGGCGATTTCCAGCCTCAAGAAAGAACTGCTGCGCATGTCTGATTTGGTAGATGCGATGTTCCGGCCGGTGCTGGATCTATACAAGGTCAAGGATGCCGATAAAGCCCGCGCGGTTCAGAACATGGATCATGAGGTTAACGAATGCCTGTCGGGTATCCGTGAATTTGTTGCTGCGATCCCGACCAAAGAGTTTGGGAAAGAAAATGCCAAAGTTGTACGCGATCTGATGGAATATGCCATTCGTCTGGAAACGGCGGGTGATGTTGTGGCCAAGCGGCTGACCATTCTGTCCAAAGACCTGCATAAACTGGATGCACAGTTCTCGCGCGAGGGCTGGAGCGAGTTGCTCAAGATGCATGAAAGTATCATGTCTAACCTCAAACTGGCATCTAACATTCTTGTCTCGGACGATTTGGAAAGTGCGCGTATCTTGAGCCTTGAAAAGACAGAGCTGAAACGTGCTGAACGGCAAAGTCGTAAGGGTCACCTCAAGAGATTACAAAACGGGCAGGTCGCAAGCTTTGAGACCAGCGATATCCACCTTGAAACACTGCGCGCCCTGCGGGAATTCAACAGCCATATCGCAGCAGTTGCCTATCCCGTGCTTTATCGCAACGGTCAACTGCTTGAGACCCGGTTGATTGAAGACATGCCCACCCTCGAGGAGGCAGAATGA
- a CDS encoding N-formylglutamate amidohydrolase, whose product MSDTVEILNPQGQGQVVILCEHASHHIPQIYDGLGLAPEHREGHAVWDPGARALSLQLSKMLDAPVVASCVSRLVYDCNRPPNAHSAMPVKSELVDIPGNIDLSQTDRDLRIMSVYEPFCAAVSQVLEHAKADTVVVTVHSFTPVYYGKRRRVELGLLHDEDSRLVDAMLAHKAALPKRVTLRNEPYGPEDGVTHSLRIHALSRGLANVMIEVRNDLLQTDEQISAMAQEILTLLMPALKEIAFKEDES is encoded by the coding sequence ATGAGCGATACGGTCGAAATTCTGAATCCGCAAGGTCAGGGGCAGGTAGTGATTCTATGCGAGCATGCCTCTCATCATATCCCGCAAATCTACGACGGGCTGGGCCTGGCGCCTGAACACCGCGAAGGTCACGCTGTATGGGATCCGGGCGCGCGCGCGTTGTCATTGCAGTTGTCCAAGATGTTGGATGCCCCGGTTGTGGCCAGTTGTGTTTCGCGTCTGGTGTATGATTGCAATCGTCCGCCCAATGCCCACAGCGCAATGCCTGTCAAATCCGAACTTGTTGATATACCGGGCAACATAGACTTGTCACAGACCGATCGGGATCTGCGTATCATGTCTGTATACGAGCCGTTTTGCGCCGCGGTGTCGCAAGTGTTGGAACATGCCAAAGCAGATACAGTTGTGGTTACCGTCCATTCGTTCACACCAGTTTATTATGGCAAGCGCCGCCGGGTTGAACTTGGCCTACTGCATGATGAGGATAGCCGCTTGGTTGATGCGATGCTGGCACATAAAGCTGCGCTGCCAAAACGGGTGACATTACGAAATGAACCTTATGGCCCCGAAGATGGTGTGACCCATTCATTGCGGATACACGCGCTGAGCCGGGGCTTGGCCAATGTGATGATTGAGGTGCGCAACGACCTGTTGCAAACCGATGAACAAATCAGTGCTATGGCTCAGGAAATTCTGACGCTGCTAATGCCGGCACTGAAGGAAATCGCGTTCAAGGAGGATGAATCGTGA
- a CDS encoding glutamine synthetase family protein, which translates to MSGVLSFETLKEQVSAGEVDTVLVCLVDMQGRLLGKRFHAGHFINGAYEETHCCNYLLATDLMMATPDGYESTSWERGYGDYVMKPDLSTLRPMPWLDGTVMVLCDVLDHHTHKEVPHSPRSILKKQIKRLEAMGFDAKMATELEFFLFAKSFDEIRKSGFRDLEPISGYNEDYHILQTSREEHVLRPIRNHLWDAGIPIENSKGEAETGQEEVNIKYDAALNTADYHTIAKHAIKEIAWQQGHAVTFLPKWHHDKVGSSSHVHQSLWKDGKPAFYDPDDKLGMSALMKNYMAGMLKYAPDYTYFMAPYINSYKRFMKGTFAPTRIIWSVDNRTAGFRLCGDGTKAIRAECRIPGSDMNPYLAMAGMLAAGIAGIEEGLELQAPSVGDVYQGDTGMIPGNLQAARDTLNGSKMLRVAFGDDVVDHYTRAAEVEIEEFERVVTDYEVARGFELA; encoded by the coding sequence GTGAGTGGAGTTTTAAGTTTTGAGACATTGAAAGAGCAGGTTTCAGCCGGAGAGGTTGATACGGTTCTGGTCTGTCTGGTGGACATGCAGGGCCGTCTGCTGGGTAAACGGTTCCACGCGGGCCATTTCATCAATGGTGCTTATGAAGAAACCCATTGCTGTAACTATCTACTGGCCACTGATCTTATGATGGCCACGCCTGATGGTTATGAAAGCACCTCGTGGGAGCGCGGCTATGGCGATTATGTCATGAAGCCGGATCTGTCCACGTTGCGCCCAATGCCATGGCTTGATGGCACAGTGATGGTGCTGTGTGATGTGTTGGATCATCATACCCACAAAGAGGTGCCGCATAGCCCCCGTTCAATTCTGAAAAAGCAAATCAAACGGCTTGAGGCGATGGGCTTTGACGCCAAAATGGCGACCGAGCTGGAGTTTTTCCTGTTTGCTAAAAGCTTTGATGAAATCCGCAAAAGCGGGTTCCGTGATTTAGAGCCTATTTCGGGCTATAACGAAGATTATCACATCCTGCAGACCAGTCGCGAAGAACATGTTTTACGCCCTATTCGTAACCATTTGTGGGATGCTGGCATCCCGATTGAAAACTCTAAAGGAGAGGCGGAGACTGGTCAGGAAGAGGTGAACATAAAATACGATGCCGCCCTGAATACCGCTGATTATCACACCATTGCCAAACACGCGATCAAAGAGATCGCTTGGCAACAGGGGCATGCCGTGACCTTCTTGCCGAAATGGCATCACGACAAGGTCGGCAGTTCCAGCCATGTGCATCAATCGTTGTGGAAGGATGGCAAGCCCGCTTTCTATGACCCAGATGACAAATTGGGCATGTCGGCATTGATGAAAAATTACATGGCGGGGATGCTGAAATATGCGCCAGACTACACCTATTTCATGGCACCCTATATCAACAGTTACAAACGTTTCATGAAGGGCACTTTTGCGCCAACGAGAATTATTTGGTCAGTTGATAACCGAACCGCTGGCTTCCGCCTGTGCGGGGATGGTACCAAAGCAATCAGAGCTGAATGCCGCATCCCGGGCTCAGACATGAACCCTTATCTTGCGATGGCAGGCATGCTGGCGGCTGGAATTGCCGGGATCGAAGAAGGGTTGGAGTTGCAGGCGCCGTCAGTGGGCGATGTATACCAAGGTGATACCGGCATGATTCCGGGCAATCTGCAGGCAGCGCGTGACACCTTGAATGGGTCCAAAATGCTGCGCGTCGCGTTTGGTGATGATGTGGTAGATCACTACACTCGAGCGGCTGAGGTTGAGATTGAGGAATTTGAGCGCGTAGTGACCGATTATGAGGTTGCGCGTGGATTCGAATTGGCCTGA
- a CDS encoding aldehyde dehydrogenase family protein codes for MSQTLKCISPIDGSIYTERETLSSDAAFGVATRAHEAQESWVARPLQERIDLVMAGVAAIGDMNDEIVPELAHMMGRPIRYGGEFGGFNERASHMAKIAETSLADIEVGEDDTFKRYIKRIPHGVVFVVAPWNYPYMTAINTVAPALIAGNAVVLKHATQTLLVGERMAQAFHSVGVPEGVFQNVFLTHDVTNDLIAGRAFDFVNFTGSVGGGQAMERAAAGTFTGVGTELGGKDPGYVMEDADLDAAVDTLIDGAMFNSGQCCCGIERIYVHESLYDAFVEKAVAIVNGYKLGDPMDLNTSIGPMANVRFANEVRAQISEALEDGATAHIAMMEADDGGAYLTPQILTNVTHDMRVMRDESFGPVVGIMKVSSDDEAIALMNDSNFGLTASLWTADLDRAACVGDQIETGTVFMNRADYLDPGLCWTGCKDTGRGGGLSVIGYHNLTRPKSYHMKKVTS; via the coding sequence ATGAGTCAGACATTGAAATGTATATCGCCCATCGATGGGTCGATCTACACAGAGCGTGAGACGCTTTCGAGCGATGCAGCCTTTGGTGTGGCGACGCGCGCACACGAGGCGCAAGAATCATGGGTTGCACGCCCGTTGCAGGAACGGATTGATCTGGTCATGGCAGGTGTTGCGGCCATAGGCGATATGAATGACGAGATCGTACCAGAACTGGCCCATATGATGGGGCGACCCATTCGGTATGGTGGTGAGTTTGGTGGGTTCAATGAACGTGCCAGTCATATGGCAAAGATTGCTGAAACGTCATTGGCTGACATAGAAGTCGGCGAGGATGATACGTTCAAACGCTACATTAAACGCATTCCTCATGGGGTGGTGTTTGTGGTGGCGCCTTGGAACTACCCTTACATGACTGCGATCAATACTGTTGCCCCAGCTTTGATCGCTGGGAATGCTGTGGTGTTGAAACATGCGACGCAAACCCTATTGGTGGGAGAACGTATGGCGCAGGCGTTTCATTCGGTTGGTGTGCCAGAGGGTGTGTTCCAGAATGTCTTCCTGACCCATGATGTGACCAATGATCTGATTGCTGGCCGTGCGTTTGATTTTGTTAACTTCACTGGCTCTGTTGGTGGTGGTCAGGCAATGGAGCGTGCGGCTGCCGGTACGTTTACTGGTGTTGGTACGGAACTTGGCGGCAAAGACCCCGGCTATGTCATGGAAGATGCCGATCTGGATGCGGCGGTTGATACGTTGATTGATGGTGCGATGTTCAACTCGGGACAATGTTGTTGCGGGATCGAGCGTATTTATGTGCACGAAAGCCTTTATGATGCGTTTGTGGAAAAGGCCGTTGCCATCGTGAATGGCTATAAGCTGGGCGATCCGATGGATCTCAACACATCCATTGGTCCGATGGCCAATGTCCGTTTTGCCAATGAGGTCCGGGCCCAGATTTCTGAGGCTTTGGAAGATGGTGCAACGGCGCACATCGCTATGATGGAGGCCGATGACGGCGGTGCGTACCTAACACCGCAGATCCTGACCAATGTGACCCACGACATGCGGGTGATGCGGGACGAAAGCTTTGGTCCAGTTGTCGGGATCATGAAAGTCTCGTCAGATGACGAAGCCATCGCGCTGATGAATGACAGCAATTTTGGCCTGACGGCCAGTCTCTGGACCGCTGATCTGGATCGCGCAGCATGCGTTGGTGACCAGATTGAGACTGGCACCGTGTTCATGAACCGTGCCGACTATCTTGACCCGGGCTTGTGTTGGACCGGTTGCAAAGATACTGGCCGCGGTGGCGGCCTGTCGGTGATAGGTTATCACAATCTGACCCGCCCAAAATCCTATCATATGAAAAAGGTGACATCATGA
- a CDS encoding iron-containing alcohol dehydrogenase: protein MSLTGNWSYPTSIKFGAGRIKELPGACAQAGIKNPLLVTDKGLAGLPITTETLDIMEAAGLGRGLFSEVDPNPNELNLAAGVAAYNAGDHDGVIAFGGGSGLDLGKMVAFMAGQTRPVWDFEDIGDWWTRANADVIAPIIAVPTTAGTGSEVGRASVITNSVTHVKKIIFHPKVLPEVVICDPELTVGMPKFITAGTGLDAFAHCVEAFSSPHYHPMSQGIALEGMRLVKEYLPRAYADGTDIEARAQMMSAAYMGATAFQKGLGAIHAMSHPIGAVFNTHHGTTNAVCMPTVLAFNAPVISERFETVSAYLGIKGGFDGFRSFVQDLNDSLGIPRRLAELGVTADSIPNLAKEAVIDPSCGGNPIELTEENLTSLFNTAL, encoded by the coding sequence ATGAGCCTCACAGGAAACTGGTCGTACCCGACCTCGATCAAATTCGGCGCTGGCCGAATCAAGGAATTGCCCGGGGCCTGCGCGCAGGCGGGTATTAAGAACCCTCTTCTTGTCACCGACAAGGGGCTGGCTGGATTGCCGATCACAACTGAGACGCTGGACATTATGGAGGCCGCTGGCTTGGGCCGTGGTCTGTTCAGTGAAGTTGACCCCAACCCGAATGAACTAAACCTTGCGGCAGGCGTGGCGGCGTATAACGCCGGTGATCATGATGGTGTGATTGCCTTTGGTGGCGGTTCGGGCCTTGATTTGGGAAAGATGGTTGCCTTTATGGCTGGCCAGACACGCCCTGTTTGGGACTTTGAGGATATCGGCGATTGGTGGACCCGGGCGAATGCCGATGTCATTGCTCCAATTATCGCCGTGCCAACCACTGCCGGAACAGGGTCCGAGGTGGGGCGCGCCAGTGTCATTACCAATTCGGTGACCCACGTGAAAAAGATCATCTTCCATCCGAAGGTATTGCCCGAGGTGGTGATCTGTGATCCGGAATTGACCGTTGGCATGCCGAAATTCATCACTGCGGGTACTGGCTTGGATGCATTCGCTCACTGTGTTGAGGCATTCAGCAGCCCACATTATCACCCAATGTCACAGGGTATCGCGCTGGAAGGGATGCGTTTGGTCAAGGAATATCTGCCGCGTGCTTATGCTGATGGCACAGATATCGAAGCACGCGCACAGATGATGTCAGCCGCATACATGGGAGCAACCGCGTTCCAAAAAGGCCTTGGTGCGATTCATGCCATGAGTCACCCAATTGGCGCGGTGTTCAATACCCATCACGGCACCACTAATGCGGTTTGCATGCCGACAGTTCTGGCGTTTAATGCGCCTGTAATTTCAGAAAGATTCGAGACTGTTTCAGCCTATCTTGGCATAAAAGGCGGCTTCGATGGTTTCCGCAGTTTTGTGCAAGATCTTAATGATAGCCTTGGCATTCCTCGCCGTTTGGCTGAGCTTGGCGTGACTGCAGATTCCATTCCCAATCTGGCGAAAGAGGCGGTTATCGATCCAAGCTGCGGCGGCAACCCGATTGAGTTGACAGAAGAAAACCTGACAAGCCTGTTCAATACAGCGCTTTGA